One Niallia circulans DNA segment encodes these proteins:
- the kdpA gene encoding potassium-transporting ATPase subunit KdpA codes for MTILSIILTLLLIVGLVIPLGNYMAVVFSDNKTKLDKLFYPIERWIYKLGGIRNNNQSWKQYAFSMLAANAFMILLVYLIFRIQGHLPLNPGHIAGMSPDLAFNTAISFMTNTNLQHYSGESGLSLLSQLIAIVYMMFVAPATALAVAIAFIKGLAGKKIGNFFIDFTKSITRILLPIAFVTSFLFIALGVPQTLETTMEATTLEGDVQVIATGPIGSFLSIKELGNNGGGFVGVNSAHPFENPNAISNILQIILMFLLPASIPITYGKLVGNKKQGKVLLISMAMIFLVFLSTSLYQEYQGNPAITALGISADNGSMEGKEVRLGIAQSVLYAITTTATETGAVNTMHDTLTPISGMLSLANMLLNTVFGGVGSGFINIMMYVLIAVFISGLMVGRTPEFLGKKIEGKEMKLIAITMLISPCLILLGSALALFTPLGSDGISNSGFHGLTQVLYEFTSSVNNNGSGFEGLGDATPFWNISTGIAMFIGRYFPLITMLGVAGSLAAKNIVPETAGTFKTDTSLFGGLFIGTVFIVGALTFFPVLVLGPIAEFLTW; via the coding sequence TTGACAATATTATCTATCATTCTCACATTGCTGCTCATAGTTGGACTGGTAATACCGTTGGGAAACTATATGGCAGTCGTTTTCAGTGACAATAAAACTAAGCTAGATAAGCTATTCTATCCGATTGAAAGGTGGATATATAAGCTTGGGGGGATAAGGAACAATAACCAAAGTTGGAAGCAGTATGCGTTCTCAATGCTTGCGGCAAATGCCTTTATGATTCTGTTAGTCTATTTGATCTTTCGAATTCAGGGCCATCTGCCGTTAAATCCAGGGCATATTGCGGGAATGAGCCCAGATCTAGCCTTTAATACGGCAATCAGCTTTATGACAAACACGAATTTACAGCATTATAGCGGTGAGTCTGGACTTTCGTTGCTGTCCCAGTTGATAGCCATTGTTTACATGATGTTTGTCGCACCGGCTACTGCGCTGGCTGTTGCGATTGCGTTCATAAAGGGACTCGCTGGAAAAAAAATCGGCAACTTCTTTATTGATTTTACAAAAAGCATTACAAGAATCTTGCTGCCTATTGCTTTTGTGACTAGTTTTCTCTTCATTGCACTTGGTGTTCCGCAAACATTGGAAACAACGATGGAAGCAACTACGCTAGAAGGGGATGTGCAAGTAATTGCAACAGGACCGATTGGATCCTTTCTTTCCATTAAGGAGCTTGGAAACAACGGTGGTGGCTTTGTTGGTGTTAATTCTGCTCACCCATTCGAAAATCCAAATGCAATCAGTAATATCCTGCAGATTATCTTAATGTTTTTATTGCCAGCATCCATTCCAATTACTTACGGAAAGCTAGTTGGAAATAAAAAACAAGGAAAAGTACTATTAATTTCAATGGCGATGATTTTTCTTGTGTTCCTCAGCACTTCTTTGTATCAAGAATATCAGGGGAACCCAGCGATCACAGCACTTGGCATATCTGCTGACAACGGCAGTATGGAAGGAAAGGAAGTCAGATTAGGAATTGCGCAGTCTGTTTTATATGCGATAACAACAACTGCAACTGAGACAGGTGCTGTTAATACGATGCATGATACATTAACGCCGATATCTGGCATGCTGTCGCTTGCCAATATGCTGTTAAATACAGTGTTTGGCGGTGTCGGCTCTGGGTTTATCAATATTATGATGTATGTATTAATCGCTGTATTTATTTCCGGGCTGATGGTAGGCAGAACACCTGAATTTCTCGGCAAAAAAATCGAAGGTAAAGAAATGAAGCTGATTGCGATAACAATGTTGATTTCACCGTGTCTTATATTATTGGGAAGTGCGCTTGCGTTATTTACTCCATTAGGGAGTGATGGGATATCTAATTCAGGCTTTCACGGATTGACACAAGTACTGTACGAATTTACTTCGTCTGTTAATAATAATGGCTCAGGCTTTGAAGGGCTCGGTGATGCAACGCCATTTTGGAATATTTCAACAGGAATTGCGATGTTTATTGGCAGATACTTCCCCCTTATCACAATGCTTGGAGTCGCTGGAAGTCTTGCAGCAAAAAATATAGTACCAGAAACAGCAGGAACATTTAAAACAGACACATCTCTTTTCGGAGGGTTATTTATCGGAACAGTGTTCATTGTTGGAGCGTTGACGTTTTTCCCAGTATTAGTTTTAGGGCCAATTGCAGAATTTTTAACATGGTGA
- the kdpF gene encoding K(+)-transporting ATPase subunit F, with the protein MMLFIWVLAFGVVSYLLYALLNPEKF; encoded by the coding sequence ATGATGCTGTTTATCTGGGTTCTTGCATTTGGAGTGGTAAGTTATTTGCTTTATGCCTTATTAAACCCTGAGAAATTTTAA
- the hmpA gene encoding NO-inducible flavohemoprotein, with protein MLNEKTIEIIKSTVPVLEVHGTAITTHFYKTLFTNHPELLNIFNHANQREGKQQTALANTVYAAALHIDKLGAIIPVVKQIAQKHRALGVLPEHYPIVGETLLKSIKEVLGDAATDEIIGAWAEAYGVIADAFIGIEQDMYQEAKEQTGGWEGFRNFVVSKKVAESDSITSFYLEPEDGKAIASFLPGQYLTVRVHPEGEEYSHIRHYSLSDAAGKSYYRISVKREEHGVVSNYLHQDVQTGSILEISAPAGEFVLNQKETPVVLISGGVGITPMISMLNTIVKEQPEREVLFIHGALNSSVHGLKVELQALAEKHANIRSYVAYSEPTQQDIEEKAFDKEGFMDLEWLQSIVASKDADFYFCGPTAFMKMINSHLKELEVPGDNIHFEFFGPAGSLE; from the coding sequence ATGTTAAATGAAAAAACAATCGAAATTATTAAGAGTACTGTACCTGTACTAGAAGTACATGGAACAGCGATAACAACTCACTTTTACAAAACACTTTTTACTAATCATCCGGAGTTATTGAATATTTTCAATCATGCTAACCAAAGAGAAGGGAAGCAGCAAACAGCTCTAGCTAATACTGTTTATGCAGCAGCTCTTCATATTGATAAATTAGGTGCGATTATTCCAGTTGTTAAACAAATTGCTCAAAAACATCGTGCATTAGGTGTATTGCCAGAGCACTATCCAATTGTTGGTGAAACATTACTTAAGTCAATTAAGGAAGTATTAGGGGATGCGGCAACGGATGAAATTATCGGTGCATGGGCTGAAGCTTATGGCGTCATTGCAGATGCATTTATCGGAATCGAACAGGATATGTACCAAGAAGCAAAAGAGCAGACTGGCGGATGGGAAGGCTTCAGAAACTTTGTCGTTTCAAAAAAAGTGGCAGAAAGCGACAGTATAACTTCCTTCTATTTAGAGCCGGAAGATGGAAAGGCAATTGCTTCATTCTTACCAGGACAATATTTGACAGTCAGAGTTCACCCAGAGGGAGAAGAGTATTCTCATATACGCCATTACAGCTTATCTGATGCTGCAGGCAAATCATACTATCGAATAAGCGTTAAAAGAGAAGAACATGGGGTAGTTTCTAATTATTTGCACCAAGATGTGCAAACAGGTTCAATTTTAGAAATAAGTGCACCTGCTGGAGAATTTGTTCTTAATCAAAAAGAAACGCCAGTTGTTTTGATTAGCGGGGGTGTTGGTATTACCCCAATGATCAGCATGCTCAACACAATTGTTAAGGAACAGCCAGAGAGAGAAGTATTGTTTATTCATGGTGCTTTAAACAGCTCTGTGCATGGATTGAAGGTGGAACTGCAAGCGTTAGCTGAAAAGCACGCAAATATAAGAAGTTATGTGGCATACTCCGAACCAACGCAACAAGATATAGAAGAAAAGGCATTTGATAAGGAAGGGTTTATGGATTTAGAATGGCTGCAGTCTATAGTTGCAAGCAAGGATGCAGATTTCTATTTCTGCGGACCAACTGCATTTATGAAAATGATAAACTCTCATTTGAAAGAATTAGAAGTACCAGGTGACAATATTCATTTTGAATTTTTTGGCCCGGCAGGCAGTTTGGAATAG
- a CDS encoding Rrf2 family transcriptional regulator: protein MRLTNYTDYSLRVLVYLGLKKTGQLSTIKEIADTYNISKNHLMKIIHHLGKLGYIETIRGRNGGIKLAMNPTEINIGKVVLATEEDFHIVNCFSEGKNYCILTPSCKLKHALNEALMAFLSVLNSYTLADFLHNNDELKALIGDPFSDK, encoded by the coding sequence ATGAGATTAACAAATTATACGGATTATTCTTTACGCGTATTAGTATATTTAGGATTAAAAAAGACCGGTCAATTAAGTACTATTAAAGAAATTGCCGATACATATAATATTTCTAAAAACCACTTGATGAAAATAATTCATCACCTTGGAAAGCTTGGTTATATAGAAACAATCAGAGGACGTAATGGCGGTATAAAGCTCGCTATGAACCCCACTGAAATCAATATCGGAAAAGTAGTTTTAGCAACAGAAGAGGATTTTCATATTGTCAACTGTTTTAGTGAAGGCAAGAATTATTGCATACTTACCCCATCCTGCAAGCTTAAGCACGCATTAAATGAAGCACTGATGGCATTTTTGTCTGTTTTAAACAGCTATACTTTAGCTGATTTCCTTCATAATAATGATGAACTGAAAGCATTAATCGGCGATCCTTTTTCTGATAAATAA
- a CDS encoding CBO0543 family protein translates to MHVAITLLTILASLKWGDWKNWRKYHASMFFISTGGLLYEYIVKEDTLWKFHPDFFYGHDMVVIIYALITMPISVFLFLSHFPSSWSKRIPYIVIWSVVYIIVELILYITGRISYQNGWKFEYSFIFDLAMFSVIALHQQKPGRAYLLSIIIITLLIHLFNIPFKILG, encoded by the coding sequence ATGCACGTTGCCATCACACTTCTTACTATTTTAGCCTCTCTTAAGTGGGGAGATTGGAAAAACTGGCGGAAATATCATGCCAGCATGTTTTTTATTTCAACTGGTGGCCTACTTTACGAGTATATTGTTAAGGAGGATACATTGTGGAAGTTTCATCCTGATTTCTTTTATGGTCATGACATGGTTGTCATTATTTATGCACTTATAACAATGCCCATCAGTGTTTTTTTGTTTCTTTCACATTTTCCTTCTAGTTGGTCTAAAAGGATTCCATATATAGTAATATGGTCAGTTGTATACATAATAGTTGAGTTGATCCTTTATATTACTGGGAGAATATCCTATCAAAACGGCTGGAAATTTGAGTATTCCTTTATATTTGACCTTGCCATGTTTTCTGTTATTGCGTTGCACCAGCAAAAACCGGGAAGAGCCTATCTTTTATCCATTATTATTATCACTTTACTCATTCATTTGTTTAATATCCCTTTTAAAATTTTAGGATGA
- a CDS encoding YitT family protein produces the protein MSVMTKKKPNNVRFLSRILLVIIGGFITAYGLEAVLIPNNVSDGGVTGISIVISEVTNLPLGILIAILNLPFVFLGYKQIGKSFAIFSVIGIASLAAGTVLMHHINTIIHGDTLLITVVGGIIIGFGMGLALRNGGALDGIDMLAVLLSRKLPFGTSDLILFLNVFVFVIVSFVFGLQGAILSGIAYFIASKVIHIVEEGLSGSKTFKIITSEPELMVETIRDRLGRSATYSLVQGAYSSEQFKEITCVINRLEESKMKEIIYEIDKGAFVTVYDVAEVKGGNFKKKDIH, from the coding sequence ATGAGTGTGATGACAAAAAAAAAGCCCAATAATGTTAGGTTTCTATCGCGTATTTTGTTAGTAATTATTGGCGGCTTCATAACAGCTTACGGGCTTGAAGCAGTATTAATTCCAAACAATGTATCTGACGGAGGAGTTACGGGGATAAGCATCGTTATCTCCGAAGTAACAAATCTTCCACTAGGTATTTTAATTGCAATTTTAAATTTGCCTTTTGTATTTCTTGGCTATAAACAAATCGGTAAAAGTTTTGCAATATTTTCGGTAATCGGTATAGCCTCATTAGCTGCAGGTACAGTACTAATGCATCATATTAATACAATTATTCATGGAGATACATTGCTTATTACCGTTGTCGGCGGTATTATAATCGGTTTTGGTATGGGTCTTGCACTCCGCAATGGTGGAGCACTTGATGGAATCGATATGTTAGCCGTCCTATTATCCCGAAAACTGCCTTTTGGTACGAGTGATCTTATATTATTCTTGAATGTATTTGTGTTTGTAATAGTTTCCTTTGTATTTGGTCTCCAAGGAGCAATCCTCTCTGGTATCGCCTACTTTATCGCCTCAAAGGTTATCCATATCGTCGAAGAAGGTTTAAGTGGATCGAAAACCTTTAAAATCATCACAAGTGAACCAGAATTGATGGTAGAGACAATCCGTGACAGACTTGGCAGAAGTGCTACATACAGCCTTGTGCAAGGAGCATATTCTAGCGAACAATTTAAAGAAATAACATGTGTCATTAACAGGCTGGAAGAAAGCAAAATGAAAGAAATCATCTATGAAATTGATAAAGGCGCCTTTGTTACAGTTTACGATGTAGCAGAAGTTAAGGGCGGTAATTTCAAAAAGAAAGATATCCATTAA
- a CDS encoding SH3 domain-containing protein, which translates to MKKYICMLLTCLIISSSLVVGTGMLTPSVAEAASSVTYTVTADTLNVRSGSSTKSKVIGSVKKGTKLSVQKKESNGWYKITFKGKTGYVSGSYVKATTSAPKTTYTVTADTLNVRSGSSTKSKVIGSVKKGTKLSVQKKESNGWYKIDFKGKTGYVSGTYVKATSSSNSSSKQSIVDTVNNMKTLGNAQQLILVTSANSSSKTATIRTFEKSKGKWKQVNSMTGVLGKKGMTDKMSEGSQASPTGKYTIGTAFGRGANPGTKLPYRKITNDDVWVDDPASSLYNTWQKASKNNGRWKSAEKMNIPEYDLGFVINYNTKNPVAGKGSAIFFHVAGKYGYTAGCTATSKSNVTTVLKWLNPDKNPVIIQTPDSGLGKY; encoded by the coding sequence GTGAAAAAGTATATTTGTATGCTGCTAACATGCTTAATTATCAGTTCTAGTTTAGTTGTAGGTACTGGGATGTTAACACCATCTGTTGCTGAAGCAGCAAGCTCGGTAACATACACGGTAACGGCAGATACATTGAACGTAAGAAGCGGTTCAAGTACAAAGTCTAAAGTGATTGGTTCTGTTAAAAAGGGAACAAAGCTGTCAGTTCAAAAGAAGGAATCTAATGGCTGGTATAAGATTACATTCAAAGGAAAAACAGGCTATGTCAGCGGATCATATGTGAAAGCGACTACATCTGCGCCAAAGACTACATACACGGTGACGGCAGATACTCTGAACGTAAGAAGCGGTTCAAGTACAAAGTCTAAAGTGATTGGTTCTGTTAAAAAGGGAACAAAGCTGTCAGTTCAAAAGAAGGAATCTAATGGCTGGTATAAAATCGATTTTAAAGGAAAAACGGGCTATGTCAGCGGTACATATGTAAAAGCAACTTCATCATCTAATAGTTCTTCGAAGCAATCGATTGTCGATACTGTTAATAATATGAAGACGCTTGGGAATGCCCAACAGCTGATTTTAGTTACATCAGCGAATTCTTCATCAAAAACAGCTACAATCCGAACATTTGAGAAATCAAAGGGTAAGTGGAAGCAAGTCAATTCTATGACAGGTGTGCTTGGCAAAAAGGGGATGACTGACAAAATGTCAGAAGGCTCACAAGCATCGCCGACAGGAAAATATACGATTGGTACTGCGTTTGGCAGAGGTGCAAATCCAGGTACTAAATTACCATACCGTAAAATTACGAATGATGATGTATGGGTAGATGATCCAGCTTCTTCCTTATATAATACATGGCAAAAGGCTTCTAAAAACAATGGACGCTGGAAAAGTGCGGAAAAAATGAATATACCTGAGTACGATTTAGGGTTTGTTATTAATTACAATACGAAAAACCCGGTTGCGGGCAAAGGTAGTGCGATATTCTTCCATGTGGCAGGGAAATACGGCTATACTGCCGGCTGTACGGCCACGTCAAAATCAAATGTTACGACTGTTTTAAAATGGCTGAACCCAGACAAAAACCCTGTTATTATCCAGACACCAGACTCTGGTTTAGGGAAATACTAA
- a CDS encoding methyl-accepting chemotaxis protein, whose protein sequence is MKFKHRKKSIAASLISFVVPIIIIALVVISSIGYTFSKQIIKRQLDYAMNTKIEETAQGITTILEKENGLANSLAKTVEVNSDLLKDKDYNGLLQNYIPMYNETFGMGIWFEPNAVKGKKQYAPYAYKDGDKVTADDSYTTGDLDIWTTEWYKVGSQANGGWTKAYADPSTNVSMVTTAYPFKNQNGNLMGVVTVDVDISSIQKLITEANIDYDGKAMLVQSDGVLLGGVDENRLTKESILDDKNSSLVTASKYMLANKTGKTEYTADNEKYFYYFSTIPNTDWKIGISVSESKLFDSLNDLLRIFVLSGLVSIVLVTIAIVIYSNRMGKTAKKYSNIAEVVADGGLVNEFAEKDLTRKDELGDIGRSLFNMQNNLTDVINNFQTNALSIDDHAQNLSSFSQQMSATSENVATAITTVAEGATEQHHKIKSVNSGLNQFGTSLDMMTQSINDVDSSTNSILSMANESSQEMNMMMRAFESLNTTFMELIERVKSVELNIRNVNEMTEIINSIAEQTNLLALNAAIEAARVGDSGKGFAVVANEIRNLAEKSRESSDKIDSIINGVSKDTTQMVESAEDVNKELLSQRGQLDTTIHSFEEIINAVEDISPKIKEIKDSSLKIQQEKTAIMEELDHTGAIAEDVAASAEEISASAEEMSASIQEVSASAVSLGEMTYEMKSKINFFKLKKKED, encoded by the coding sequence ATGAAATTCAAACATCGTAAGAAAAGTATTGCAGCATCGCTTATTTCATTTGTTGTTCCTATTATCATCATTGCGTTAGTTGTTATTTCGTCAATTGGCTATACCTTTTCAAAACAAATCATCAAGCGACAACTTGATTATGCAATGAATACAAAAATAGAAGAAACTGCGCAAGGTATTACTACCATTTTGGAAAAGGAAAATGGTTTAGCCAACAGTTTGGCAAAAACAGTTGAAGTTAATTCTGATTTATTAAAGGATAAAGATTATAATGGTTTATTGCAAAATTACATTCCTATGTATAATGAAACTTTTGGGATGGGAATTTGGTTCGAGCCAAACGCAGTTAAAGGTAAAAAACAGTACGCGCCATATGCCTATAAGGATGGAGATAAGGTTACTGCTGATGATTCCTATACTACAGGTGACCTAGATATTTGGACAACAGAGTGGTATAAAGTTGGGTCTCAAGCAAACGGAGGATGGACAAAGGCATATGCTGATCCATCTACAAATGTTTCGATGGTAACAACTGCTTATCCATTTAAGAATCAAAATGGGAATTTAATGGGTGTCGTTACAGTGGATGTTGATATTAGCAGCATTCAGAAGTTAATTACGGAAGCAAACATTGATTACGACGGGAAAGCCATGTTGGTACAGAGTGATGGGGTTCTTCTTGGCGGTGTAGATGAAAACCGTTTAACAAAGGAAAGCATTCTGGATGATAAAAACTCTTCCTTGGTTACTGCTTCTAAATATATGCTAGCAAATAAGACAGGGAAAACAGAATATACTGCAGATAATGAAAAGTATTTTTACTACTTTTCAACTATTCCTAATACGGACTGGAAGATAGGAATAAGTGTAAGTGAAAGCAAGCTATTTGATAGCCTAAATGACTTGCTGAGAATTTTTGTTCTTTCTGGACTTGTTTCGATTGTTTTGGTTACAATAGCGATTGTTATTTATTCAAACCGGATGGGGAAAACAGCGAAGAAATATAGTAATATAGCAGAAGTTGTGGCAGATGGCGGTTTAGTGAACGAATTTGCAGAGAAAGATCTGACAAGAAAAGATGAGCTTGGAGATATCGGAAGATCACTGTTTAATATGCAAAATAACTTAACAGATGTTATTAATAACTTCCAGACAAATGCTTTAAGTATTGATGATCATGCTCAAAACCTATCTTCGTTTTCTCAACAAATGAGTGCCACTTCGGAGAACGTTGCAACAGCGATTACAACTGTCGCGGAAGGCGCAACAGAGCAGCATCATAAAATCAAAAGTGTAAACTCTGGGCTAAATCAATTTGGCACAAGCTTAGATATGATGACACAATCAATTAATGACGTCGATTCTTCAACTAATTCTATTTTGAGTATGGCAAATGAAAGCAGTCAAGAAATGAATATGATGATGAGGGCTTTCGAGTCATTGAATACAACATTTATGGAATTGATAGAAAGAGTCAAATCTGTTGAATTAAACATCCGCAATGTTAATGAGATGACAGAGATTATTAACTCAATTGCGGAACAAACGAATCTGTTAGCATTAAATGCAGCAATTGAAGCAGCAAGGGTTGGTGATTCTGGTAAAGGTTTCGCTGTTGTTGCGAATGAGATAAGAAACTTGGCAGAAAAAAGCAGAGAGTCTTCTGATAAGATTGATTCCATTATTAATGGTGTTTCTAAAGATACTACGCAAATGGTTGAATCAGCAGAGGATGTTAACAAAGAACTTCTATCTCAAAGAGGACAGTTAGATACAACTATTCATTCTTTTGAAGAAATAATAAATGCTGTAGAAGATATTTCACCAAAAATTAAAGAAATTAAAGATTCTTCGCTAAAAATCCAACAAGAAAAAACGGCAATTATGGAAGAATTGGATCATACAGGAGCTATAGCAGAAGATGTAGCTGCCTCAGCAGAGGAGATTTCAGCATCTGCTGAGGAAATGTCTGCTTCCATCCAAGAAGTCAGTGCATCAGCTGTCAGCTTAGGTGAGATGACCTATGAAATGAAATCTAAAATTAACTTCTTTAAATTAAAGAAAAAAGAAGACTAG
- the cydC gene encoding thiol reductant ABC exporter subunit CydC gives MKSLVKVIKLMLIEKKDIVIAVVCGFIAGISSVGLFAASGYLISKSALIPPFYTLIILTSAVKLLGLVKAGAKYGERLYSHRATFTILSNLRVAFFEKLTPLVPNVFYKYRSGDLLARVVGDVESLQNFFLRVFYPPIVLLLVFISTILFTSFYSVQIAVILIIGFLLTTIIIPALFTLRQVKINGKVRQERGHLSTYITEMMFGFRDLKLFQQLQKKQYHLLSQSEAYVNQQKTENINKISSQSINGFITFVVSWFVLAIGAYLVTTGTLEGVFLAMLVMISLTVFEPAAPMAVFPVYMQESQDATQRLYDVIEDPEIQRSGTQPSIHKLADQAPALTFKDIQFTYQGDWRTIITNLSLTISAKSNVAIVGASGSGKSTLLQIILKLIQVQKGTVNWDEHDTASIADEAIWGKTKVVLQENHFFYGTIRENLQLAGNDLTDDVLKDALYKVNLEHFSLDQPVLENAENLSGGERQRLAIARAFLKKGHLWLLDEPTSSLDALTEQTIYQNLFKAAEQDTLILVSHRLQGLDKMDTIIVMDQGNIIESGSYQELMFKEGYFYQMKMLEESLL, from the coding sequence ATGAAATCTTTGGTAAAAGTGATTAAGTTAATGTTAATCGAGAAAAAAGATATCGTGATTGCAGTTGTTTGTGGCTTCATTGCTGGTATAAGCAGTGTTGGCCTTTTTGCTGCAAGTGGTTATCTTATTTCTAAATCTGCCTTAATCCCTCCCTTTTATACATTAATTATTTTAACATCGGCTGTGAAATTGCTTGGTCTTGTGAAAGCAGGGGCAAAATATGGAGAACGTCTTTATTCCCATAGAGCAACTTTTACGATTTTAAGTAATTTACGAGTAGCATTCTTTGAAAAATTAACACCACTAGTTCCAAATGTATTCTATAAATATCGCAGTGGTGATTTATTGGCACGTGTTGTTGGGGATGTTGAGAGCCTGCAAAATTTCTTTTTGAGAGTCTTTTACCCACCAATCGTGTTATTACTAGTTTTTATTAGCACCATTCTCTTTACAAGCTTCTATTCTGTACAGATTGCAGTTATATTAATAATCGGCTTTTTATTGACTACTATTATTATTCCAGCTCTATTCACGTTAAGACAGGTGAAAATTAACGGAAAAGTTAGGCAAGAAAGAGGTCATTTATCAACATATATAACAGAAATGATGTTTGGATTTCGCGATTTAAAGCTGTTTCAACAACTGCAGAAAAAACAATATCATCTATTAAGTCAATCGGAAGCTTATGTTAATCAACAAAAGACTGAAAATATAAATAAAATTTCCAGTCAATCGATTAATGGATTTATTACCTTTGTTGTTAGCTGGTTTGTGCTAGCAATTGGTGCATATTTAGTAACTACTGGAACATTAGAAGGGGTTTTTCTAGCAATGCTGGTCATGATTTCCTTAACAGTTTTTGAGCCAGCAGCTCCGATGGCAGTCTTTCCAGTCTATATGCAGGAAAGTCAGGACGCTACACAGCGTTTATACGATGTTATAGAAGATCCTGAAATTCAAAGAAGTGGTACACAACCATCTATTCATAAGCTAGCAGATCAAGCACCGGCACTTACGTTTAAAGACATCCAATTTACTTATCAAGGAGATTGGCGCACTATCATTACGAATCTATCATTAACCATTTCAGCTAAATCCAATGTCGCAATTGTTGGTGCGAGTGGTTCGGGAAAATCAACCTTGCTCCAAATCATTTTAAAGTTAATACAGGTTCAAAAAGGAACGGTTAACTGGGATGAACATGATACAGCTAGTATTGCTGACGAGGCAATCTGGGGAAAAACAAAGGTAGTATTACAGGAGAATCATTTCTTCTACGGTACAATCCGCGAAAATCTTCAATTAGCAGGTAATGACCTTACTGATGATGTGCTGAAGGATGCCTTATATAAGGTGAATCTTGAGCATTTTTCATTAGATCAGCCTGTATTAGAGAATGCTGAAAATCTGTCTGGTGGTGAAAGACAGCGTCTAGCAATTGCAAGAGCTTTCCTTAAAAAGGGCCATCTCTGGTTATTAGATGAACCAACCTCATCATTAGATGCACTGACAGAACAAACTATTTACCAAAATCTATTTAAAGCAGCCGAACAAGATACATTAATTCTAGTCAGTCACCGCTTACAAGGATTAGACAAAATGGATACAATTATTGTAATGGATCAAGGAAATATAATAGAATCTGGCTCTTATCAAGAGCTGATGTTTAAGGAAGGCTATTTTTATCAAATGAAAATGTTGGAGGAAAGTTTGCTGTAA